In the genome of Podospora pseudocomata strain CBS 415.72m chromosome 2 map unlocalized CBS415.72m_2.2, whole genome shotgun sequence, one region contains:
- the SEN2 gene encoding tRNA splicing endonuclease subunit sen2 (COG:J; BUSCO:EOG09262WXK; EggNog:ENOG503NXNS) has translation MGHNLFVPRKISPATAPPGESSKTVTTRAPAGSPRTPLNQIYALPAPIRTFPLPAFYPNNPISLFHLVYAWLRQVLSPPSKEPSVIHIGVWDPDTCSVHVPDPASIRALWEQGFFGKGSLSRSEPNWLKRELARRGSPEGKTVSEVRTESRREERRLAKWERAKAELEAIERQRLAEAALQTPSPVTTEPRPETKSAPEEEAVSAKLPPLKLPKPVVKSFSVPKLKNPVPAGLFSPPLENGVSNGHVAHGKPPVGPAEILALPNSLAKINGTLNNMMLTELRPPTGPAELLALPNSAADLVTKSGLASTVNVSGEQVNGVSPIDGLSGHTGKASAFAHTVGDTQETHKPIFPEDLLPTPCCTPTKRSATGSSVQDKEEPSQPVAKRQKSVRFSPQVESTTFNRGDPPSPGLVSPAEPAAKSKSFAVPATALEIQDKEHFQLAPEEAFFLAFSLGTLKVIDPKTKEPISNERLLSLFRSYSYFPPSAGLRPDDPFLVHYAVYHHFRSLGWVPRHGIKFGVDWILYQRGPVFDHSEFGLMVMPAFSDARWEEYEHQKPKKSWSWLMGVNRVLSHVLKSLVLVYVDVPPPPVFDEAMKEGGIAAAFKKYKIREVMVRRFSVNRNR, from the exons ATGGGCCACAATCTGTTCGTACCTCGCAAGA TCAGTCCCGCGACTGCACCTCCCGGCGAGTCGAGCAAAACAGTAACCACAAGGGCCCCAGCTGGGTCGCCGAGGACGCCATTGAATCAAATCTATGCGCTGCCCGCACCCATTCGGACCTTCCCTTTACCTGCGTTCTATCCAAACAACCCAATTTCTCTTTTTCACTTGGTGTACGCCTGGTTGAGACAGGTTCTGTCTCCGCCATCCAAAGAACCGTCTGTCATCCATATTGGAGTATGGGATCCAGATACATGTTCTGTTCATGTCCCAGACCCAGCGTCCATCCGGGCTCTCTGGGAGCAGGGATTCTTTGGCAAAGGAAGTCTGAGTCGTAGTGAACCTAATTGGCTGAAGAGGGAGCTCGCTCGGCGAGGTTCGCCCGAAGGAAAGACGGTGAGCGAGGTTCGCACAGAGTCGCGTCGTGAGGAACGCCGCCTTGCCAAATGGGAAAGAGCAAAGGCAGAGCTGGAGGCTATTGAACGCCAGAGGCTTGCCGAGGCTGCCCTccaaacaccatcaccggtAACAACCGAACCCCGACCTGAGACCAAGAGTGCCCCTGAGGAAGAGGCCGTGTCTGCCAAGCTCCCCCCGTTGAAGCTCCCTAAGCCTGTGGTCAAGTCATTCTCGGTGCCGAAACTGAAGAACCCAGTCCCTGCTGGACTATTCTCGCCGCCTCTGGAGAATGGAGTGTCCAACGGTCATGTAGCGCACGGAAAGCCCCCTGTCGGACCTGCAGAGATTCTTGCGTTGCCTAACTCGTTGGCGAAGATCAATGGCACCCTGAACAACATGATGCTTACAGAGCTGAGACCACCCACTGGCCCAGCAGAGTTGCTGGCCCTGCCCAACTCAGCAGCAGACCTTGTCACGAAGTCGGGCTTGGCATCCACTGTGAATGTCTCTGGCGAACAGGTGAATGGTGTCAGCCCGATTGATGGCCTCAGTGGTCATACAGGAAAGGCGAGTGCCTTTGCCCACACGGTAGGTGACACTCAGGAAACACACAAGCCCATCTTCCCCGAGGACTTGCTACCCACACCTTGCTGCACCCCTACCAAACGGTCAGCAACCGGCTCTTCCGTCCAGGATAAAGAAGAACCCTCGCAGCCCGTTGCCAAACGTCAAAAGAGCGTCCGTTTCTCTCCCCAAGTCGagtccaccaccttcaaccGTGGTGATCCGCCCAGTCCCGGTCTCGTGTCACCAGCCGAGCCAGCTGCCAAGTCGAAAAGCTTTGCTGTCCCTGCTACCGCTCTGGAGATTCAGGATAAGGAACACTTCCAGCTCGCGCCCGAAGAAGCCTTCTTTCTCGCCTTCTCACTTGGCACTCTCAAGGTCATCGACCCCAAGACCAAAGAACCAATCTCCAACGAGCGACTGCTCAGTCTTTTCCGCTCCTATTCCTACTTCCCTCCCTCGGCTGGTCTTCGCCCTGACGACCCGTTTCTCGTACACTACGCCGTTTATCATCACTTCCGCTCCCTCGGCTGGGTGCCACGTCATGGCATTAAGTTTGGTGTCGATTGGATTTTGTACCAACGTGGTCCGGTGTTTGACCACAGTGAGTTTGGCCTGATGGTCATGCCTGCTTTCTCGGATGCTCGGTGGGAGGAATACGAACATCAAAAGCCGAAGAAGTCGTGGTCTTGGCTGATGGGTGTCAACCGTGTGCTGTCACACGTCTTGAAGAGTCTGGTGCTTGTTTACGTCGACGtgccgcctcctcctgtttTCGATGAGGCGATGAAGGAGGGTggcattgctgctgctttcaAGAAGTACAAGATACGGGAGGTTATGGTCAGGAGATTTTCCGTCAACCGCAACAGATGA
- a CDS encoding uncharacterized protein (EggNog:ENOG503P0CD; COG:Q), translating into MDFATCTDDASFGPSVQGCRGDFDFTLKFEKIFLAIIPAAIFIALSLPRIVQLHRKPGIVGGVVLRYLKLISIAIYGIFVFCQLVLSIAKSRKLGIYFIPADALALASSICMLLLSSLEHTKSPRPSIFLNAYLFIATLLDISQTRTIWLASSNRDELNYASIFTVGVAIRALLIVLESQSKSRWILQWEKGAHSPEETAGLYGLGAYFWLNKLFLRGYRGVLTIDDLFPLDHNIASAKLYAEAGHNLEATKLGKRQHGLAKAVMKALAVSFLLPVGPRIAFGAFQLCQPFLIETLLGYLEQPVEMSPKNIGYGLIGAGLLIYVGMAVSSAFYWYFQERAMYMTRSLLAAAVYRKTTEARISAADDSAALTLMSADIERVLVGCMEMHEFWANMVEVVFACWLLSRKIGVAFTAPVIIVGVCVVCSFFLAKLTGPRQKAWMERIQKRVGLTTNMITQMKHLKISGLSAPVEESIQAMRVDELGAGARFRIVQVYAAAVGYTPLCLSPVVTFAFASRTLDVTTIFTSISYILLLANPLGSLFQHIPSFLAALTCLNRIQAFLAQDSRTDFRESEILMDRSASSPTSKLGSESVEVHADPGLEITYGKFGWDNDKTALHDIDIRIPHSSLTIVIGPVASGKSTLCKALLGEVPVFGGKLHVASRFRKIGYCDQTPYLSNATIRENIIGFDAFNQERFDEVVEATVLRQDLELLPQGDETNVGSNGISLSGGQKQRVSMARALYTDSKLLVFDDILSGLDADTEEQVFRRVFSPDGLLRRRGATVVLCTHSIRHLPSADHIVALGSDGRIVEQGTFQELMKNDMYVNSLGVQECDAASSKEDLAVQEKPGLSTTLKMTPNKVTAFSPEADKTRATGDFTIYRYYLARLNLFGVIVLIMAGFGWGFCINFSTIWLKFWSEDVASPQPQRSNAFYNGLYALFQLGALMSLFLSALVVFTSMITISGARLHLETLRTVINAPLKFFTTTDTGIVTNLFSQDMTLVDGQLPMALVNLILYIFNCLGMAAVVATASPYLAVAYPFLAVVLYGIQKFYLRTSRQIRLLDLEAKSPLSHFIDTIKGLATYRAFGWVPESVKKNDILIDTSQRPAYLLAMIQRWLAFTLQIVVAVLAVAVITLSTQMRTNTAFTGASLVTLMIFGEAFSYIIRFYTMLETSIGAVSRLKAFGETVRSENREGEDLLPGEEWPAKGEIKMTGVSASYEYVFCAPPPLTLFSMSSLDSCCYSGDEDGKPGVEGQNFALKDLNIDILPGQKVAICGRSGSGKSSLLLLLLRLLDPISSPASTIEIDSLPLTKTHRSTLRQRIIAVPQDPVFLPDGTSFQANLDPFGLASEEECRSVLGIVSLWQSFVSERGGLQAPMSSDTLSQGQKQLFSLARAILRGRIRARGKGKQNEGGVLLLDEVSSSVDKDTDEAMQRMILDEFAGYTIVMVSHRLGMVMNFDRVVVMDEGRIVEDGKPRELVDQEGSRFRDLWMVGRRKRN; encoded by the exons TCTACCAAGAATCGTCCAGCTACACCGCAAGCCAGGTattgttggaggtgttgttttgCGTTACTTGAAGCTG ATATCTATAGCCATCTACGGCATCTTTGTGTTTTGCCAGCTAGTCTTGAGCATTGCAAAATCACGGAAATTGGGCATATACTTCATTCCTGCCGACGCCTTGGCTCTCGCATCTAGTATTTGCATGCTTCTACTCTCTTCCCTCGAACACACCAAATCACCACGTCCATCCATCTTCTTGAACGCCTATCTCTTTATCGCCACTCTCCTGGATATCTCGCAGACTAGAACCATATGGCTGGCATCCTCGAATCGTGACGAGCTCAACTACGCTAGCATCTTCACTGTTGGCGTAGCTATCAGGGCTCTTCTTATTGTGCTTGAATCCCAATCCAAGTCAAGATGGATTCTACAATGGGAAAAAGGTGCCCACAGTCCCGAGGAAACAGCAGGTCTCTACGGTCTTGGTGCATACTTCTGGCTCAACAAGCTGTTTTTGAGGGGATATCGAGGTGTCCTCACCATTGATGATCTCTTCCCTTTAGACCATAATATCGCTTCTGCCAAGCTGTACGCTGAAGCTGGTCATAATCTCGAGGCTACAAAGCTGGGAAAGCGGCAGCACGGACTGGCAAAGGCAGTCATGAAAGCTTTGGCTGTGTCCTTTTTGTTGCCCGTCGGACCTCGTATTGCGTTCGGGGCCTTCCAGCTTTGCCAACCTTTCCTCATCGAAACACTCCTGGGATACCTTGAACAGCCCGTCGAAATGAGTCCGAAGAACATTGGATACGGATTGATCGGCGCAGGACTCCTTATCTATGTCGGTATGGCAGTGTCATCAGCCTTTTACTGGTACTTTCAAGAACGCGCCATGTACATGACCCGCAGCCTACTTGCCGCTGCCGTGTACAGGAAGACAACCGAAGCCAGAATCTCAGCTGCCGACGATTCGGCCGCCCTCACCTTGATGAGTGCCGATATCGAACGAGTTCTGGTCGGATGCATGGAGATGCACGAGTTTTGGGCCAACATGGTCGAGGTCGTCTTTGCCTGCTGGTTACTGTCCAGGAAAATCGGGGTTGCCTTCACCGCCCCTGTCATTATCGTCGGCGTTTGTGTTgtctgctccttcttccttgCCAAGCTTACTGGCCCTAGGCAAAAGGcttggatggagaggataCAAAAGCGAGTAGGGCTCACCACGAACATGATCACACAGATGAAGCACCTCAAGATATCGGGCCTCTCGGCTCCAGTTGAGGAGTCGATTCAGGCCATGAGGGTGGACGAGCTCGGGGCTGGGGCAAGATTCCGGATCGTCCAGGTTTATGCAGCGGCAGTGGGTTACACTCCGTTGTGCCTTTCCCCTGTTGTAAcctttgcctttgcctccAGGACATTAGATGTGACTACGATCTTCACATCCATTTCCTACATTCTGCTGTTGGCCAACCCTCTGGGATCACTGTTCCAGCATATCCCAAGTTTCCTGGCGGCCTTGACGTGTCTAAATCGTATTCAGGCTTTTCTGGCACAAGATTCTCGCACCGACTTTCGCGAGTCCGAGATCCTTATGGACCGCAGTGCCAGCTCACCCACGTCAAAGCTGGGTTCGGAAAGTGTTGAGGTTCACGCCGACCCCGGCCTTGAGATCACGTATGGCAAGTTTGGTTGGGACAACGACAAGACTGCTCTTCATGATATCGATATCCGCATCCCACACTCCAGTTTGACCATCGTCATTGGGCCCGTGGCTTCTGGCAAGTCGACGCTCTGCAAAGCTTTGCTGGGCGAAGTGCCTGTATTTGGAGGTAAACTTCATGTGGCAAGCCGCTTCCGCAAAATTGGGTATTGCGACCAGACCCCTTACCTCTCGAACGCAACAATCAGGGAGAACATCATTGGCTTCGACGCCTTCAATCAAGAACGATTTGACGAAGTCGTTGAAGCTACCGTGCTTCGCCAAGACCTCGAACTTCTGCCCCAAGGTGACGAGACCAATGTTGGAAGCAATGGGATATCCCTGAGTGGAGGACAGAAGCAACGGGTGTCGATGGCCAGAGCTTTGTATACGGACTCGAAGTTGTTGGTTTTCGACGACATTCTCAGCGGCCTGGACGCTGACACGGAGGAACAAGTGTTTCGCCGTGTCTTCTCCCCGGATGGCTTGTTACGTCGGAGAGGAGCTACAGTTGTCCTTTGCACCCACTCCATCCGACACCTACCATCGGCAGACCACATCGTCGCACTGGGTTCAGATGGCAGGATTGTCGAGCAGGGGACCTTTCAGGAGCTGATGAAGAATGACATGTACGTCAACAGCTTGGGTGTCCAGGAGTGCGATGCCGCAAGCTCGAAGGAGGATTTGGCAGTACAGGAAAAACCAGGTCTGAGCACGACTCTGAAGATGACCCCGAACAAGGTCACGGCCTTCAGCCCAGAAGCGGACAAGACGAGGGCAACGGGCGACTTTACGATATACCGGTATTATCTCGCTCGCCTCAACCTCTTTGGCGTTATTGTCTTGATCATGGCAGGCTTCGGCTGGGGTTTCTGCATCAACTTCTCCACAATCTGGCTGAAGTTCTGGTCAGAGGATGTCGCATCGCCTCAGCCACAGCGGTCCAATGCGTTCTACAATGGATTATACGCGCTGTTCCAGTTGGGTGCACTGATGTCTCTGTTCCTTTCGGCTTTGGTGGTCTTTACCTCCATGATCACAATATCAGGGGCTAGACTCCATCTCGAAACGCTCCGAACGGTCATCAACGCGCCTCTCAAGTTCTTTACGACAACCGATACTGGTATCGTGACCAACTTGTTCTCACAGGATATGACTTTGGTCGACGGGCAGCTTCCCATGGCGCTTGTCAATCTCATACTGTACATCTTCAACTGCCTCGGAATGGCGGCAGTGGTTGCTACGGCGTCCCCTTATCTGGCCGTTGCTTACCCGTTCCTGGCGGTGGTCTTGTACGGGATTCAAAAGTTTTATCTGCGGACGTCGAGACAGATCCGATTGCTGGATTTGGAGGCCAAGAGCCCGCT CTCCCACTTTATCGACACGATCAAAGGTCTCGCTACATACCGCGCCTTTGGCTGGGTGCCTGAGTCTGTCAAGAAGAAtgacatcctcatcgacacTTCTCAGAGACCGGCGTATCTCCTAGCCATGATCCAGCGCTGGCTGGCTTTTACACTACAgattgttgttgctgtgctgGCAGTGGCGGTGATCACCCTGTCGACGCAGATGCGCACGAATACTGCGTTTACTGGAGCCAGTTTGGTGACGCTGATGATCTTTGGGGAGGCGTTTTCGTACATTATCAGGTTTTACACCATGTTGGAAACGTCGATTGGTGCTGTCAGTCGGTTGAAGGCGTTTGGGGAGACGGTTAGGAGTGAGAatagagagggagaggatttgctgccgggggaggagtggcCGGCGAAGGGGGAGATTAAGATGACGGGGGTGTCGGCTTCGTATGAGTATGTCTTTtgcgcccccccccccctgacGCTTTTTTCCATGTCCAGCCTTGACAGTTGTTGTTACAGCGGGGACGAGGATGGCAAACCGGGAGTAGAAGGCCAGAACTTCGCCCTCAAAGATCTGAACATTGATATCCTTCCAGGTCAGAAGGTGGCCATCTGCGGTAGAAGCGGCAG CGGcaaatcctccctcctcctcctcctcctccgcctcctcgaccCTATTTCTtcccccgcctccaccaTAGAAatcgactccctccccctcaccaaaaCCCACCGCTCCACCCTCCGCCAGCGCATCATCGCCGTCCCCCAAGACCCAGTCTTCCTCCCAGACGGAACCTCCTTCCAAGCCAACCTCGACCCGTTTGGGCTCGCCTCCGAAGAAGAATGTCGCTCCGTGTTGGGGATTGTCTCCCTTTGGCAGTCTTTTGTTTCGGAACGAGGCGGCCTGCAAGCGCCCATGTCATCAGACACGTTGTCTCAGGGACAAAAACAGCTTTTTagcttggcgagggcgaTTCTCAGAGGACGGATCCGTGCTAGAGGCAAGGGAAAGCAAAACGAGGGAGGGgtgctgcttcttgatgaggTTAGTTCTAGTGTGGATAAGGATACTGACGAGGCGATGCAGAGGATGATTTTGGATGAGTTTGCTGGGTATACCATTGTGATGGTCAGCCATCGGCTGGGTATGGTGATGAATTTTGACAGGGTGGTTGTTATGGATGAGGGGAGGATTGTGGAGGATGGTAAGCCGAGAGAGCTTGTTGACCAGGAGGGTTCGAGGTTTAGGGATTtgtggatggtggggaggaggaagaggaattGA